The DNA region TCGGGGTGCGCACTGCCCAGCTCGTCCCAGCGCAGCGGCGCCGAGACGGTGGCCCGCGGGTTCGGGCGTACGGAGTAGGCACTGGCGATGGTGCGGTCGCGTGCCGTCTGGTTGTAGTCGACGAAGATGCGGCTGCCGCGCTCCTCCTTCCACCACGCGGTGGTGACACGGGAGGGGTCGCGGCGCTCCAGCTCGCGGCCGACGGCGATGGCGGCCCGGCGCACCTGGGCGAAGTTCCACTCGGGCACGATCGGCACGAACACGTGCAGGCCGCGTCCGCCCGAAGTCTTCGGCCAGCCCCGCAGCCCCAACTCCTCCAGCAGCGGCCGCAGTTGCTGCGCGGCCCGCACGGCGTCGCCGAAGTCCGTGCCCGGCTGCGGGTCGAGGTCGATGCGCAGCTCGTCGGGGTGGTCGGTGTCGGCGCGGCGCACCGGCCAGGGGTGGAACGTCAGACAGCCCAGGTTCGCCGCCCACAGCACCGCGGCGGGGCCGGTGGGGCAGATCTCGTCCGCGTGCCGTCCGCTGGGGAAGCTGATCCGAGCGGTGGGAATCCACTCGGGAAGGTTCTTCGGCGCCCGCTTCTGGAAGAACGACTCGCCGCCGACGCCCTCCGGGTAGCGCTCCAGCGTCGTGGGCCGCTCGTGCAGCGCGCAGGCCGCGCCGTCCGCGACGGTCAGGTAGTAGCGGGCGACGTCGAGCTTGGTGAGCCCGCGCTCCGGGAAGTAGACCTTGTCCGGGTTGGACAGCCGTACCTGCCGCCCGCCGACCGTCAGTTCCACCGCCTCACCCATGCCGCCACGCTATGCGGGCCTGCGGCGGGGCGCCTCCCGGCGGACGGTAAAGCTTTCCGCGGGGGAGCGGCCGTCAAAGCCTGCGAAGGGCCTCGTGGCCTGGGCCCGGACCGGCCGCGGACAGGCCGTCGATCCACGCCGTCCGGTCGGCACGCAGCGCGTCGACGAGGTCGGCCTCCCGGGCGGTCGGGAAGGCGGAGAGGTGGACGCCGGGCACGGCGGAGACGTCGGCGACGGTCTCGGCGCGAGTGATCGGGCGGGCCGGGCGGAACGATCGTTCATGACGGTCCACGACCCTCACGGCCCCGGGCCCGGCTGCCCGCGGATTTCCGGGCCCGAGGGGGCCGCGGGGGCGCAGGTCCAGCGCGCGGGGGACGGTGCGCCGCCCTCGGGCAGCCCCCGGAGAACAGGCGCCCCCGCCCGCGCACGAATAGAGTTCCGGCATGGACCTGCCGGTGATGCCGCCCGTCAAGCCGATGCTCGCCAAGCTGGCGTCGAAGATCCCGTCGGGCATGCACTACGAGGCCAAGTGGGACGGCTTCCGCGCCATCGTCTTCCGCGACGGCGACGAGACCGAGATCGGCAGCCGCACCGGCAAGTCCCTCAAGCGCTACTTCCCCGAGCTGGTCACGGCGCTGCTCGCCAACCTTCCGCCCCGCTGCGTCCTCGACGGCGAGATCGTCCTCGCGAGGGACGACCGGCTCGACTTCGACGCCCTCCAGCAGCGCATCCACCCCGCCGACTCACGCGTGAGGATGCTCGCGGAGGCCACCCCCGCGTCCTTCGTCGCCTTCGACGTACTGGCACTCGGGGACGACTCGCTCATGGAGACGCCGCTGGAGGAGCGCCGCAGAGTCCTCGAACGGGCGCTGCGCCCCGCCCGCGACCCGGTCTTCGTGGCGCCCGCGACGACGGACATCGACCTGGCCAGGCAGTGGTTCGACGAGTTCGAGGGCGCCGGGCTCGACGGACTCGTCGCCAAGGCCCCGAACCTGCCGTACCGCCCCGACGAACGGCTCATGGTCAAGATCAAGCACGAGCGCACCGCGGACTGCGTGCTCGCCGGGCTGCGCCCGCACAAGAGCGGCGAGGGAGTCGGCTCGCTGCTGCTCGGCCTCTACGACGGCTCCGGCACGCTCCAGCACGTGGGGGTGTGCGCGGCGTTCACCATGAGCCGCCGCCGCGAGCTGATGACCGAGCTCGAGCCGCTGCGCATGCCCGACCCCGGGGAGCATCCGTGGGCGCGCTGGCAGAGCGAGGAGGCCCATACGCAAAGCCGTATGCCAGGGGCGCCGAGCCGCTGGAGCGGCACCAAGGACCTGTCGTGGGTGCCGCTGCGCCCGGAACGCGTCTGCGAGGTCGCCTACGACCACATGGAGGGCGACCGCTTCCGGCACACCACCCGGTTCCGCCGCTGGCGTACCGACCGCGACCCCCTCGGCTGCACCTACGCCCAGCTCGAAGAGCCCGTCAGCTACGACCTGTCCCGCATGCTCACCGAGTCCCCGGAATCCCCCGAAGCCCTCTAGCCCCCGCGCGGCTCACGGGCCCCTCGGCGCAGCACACCGAGCCGAGTTCGCCGAGCCCCGCCTGACGAGCCACCACCCCGACGAGTCCCGTCCCGACGAGACCCCCAGTTCACCGAGCCCCAGTCTCTCCCCGAGTCCCCTGAGCACCCCGACTCCTGAGAACCCTGATTGAGCACGTGAGAAGGGACGACGTCATGGGCCACACGCTGCTCTGCGGCAGAAGCCACCGCCGCGGCCGAAGCACCCACAGCATCCGACAGGACATCGGACTACTCGCACTGCGCCTCGGTACCGGAGGCGTGCTCTTCGCACACGGCACGCAGAAACTCTTCGGCTGGTTCGGCGGCTACGGCCTCGAAGGGACCGGCAAGGCCATGGAACAGCTCGGCTTCCGCCCGGGACGGCGGATGGCACTCGCCTCGGGCCTCGGCGAAGCCGGCGGCGGAACGCTGCTCGCCCTCGGCCTGGCGACGCCGGGAGCCGGTGCCGCCGTGGCCGCGGCGATGGCGGGCGCCGCCTCGGTCCATCGACCGGCCGGGTTCTTCAACGACAAGGGAGGGCTGGAGTTTCCGGCCTACCTCGGCCTCGCCGGTACGGCGCTCGCCGTCGCGGGGCCGGGCGCCCTGTCGCTCGACCGTCTGCTGGGCCACCGGATCGACCGGCCCTGGATGCCGGCCGTGACCTTCGCCGCCGCGGCGGCCGGGGCGACGCTGGTGATCACCCGGCGCCGCAGGGTCCTGCGTGAGGAGCAGGAGGGCTCCCAGCAGTAGTGAGAACGCCCCGGCTCCCGGCCCCCCGCCGAGGTTCTCGGCCCCGGCTCCCGGCTCCCGGAACCCCCGGGTCCGCCGTCCCGTGCCGCCCTGCCGGGCCTACTGGCCCGACGGCTCCCCCTGGCCGGGCTGTTCCTCCGAAGCCGCCGCGGACTGGCGTACCTCCTCCATGTCCAGGTCGCGTGCCTGCCCGATCAGATCCTCCAGTACGGGCTCGGGCAGCGCGCCCGGCTGGGAGAAGACGACGATGCGGTCCCTGACGATCGTCAGCGTGGGGATCGACTGGACCTCGAAGGCCGCTGCCAGCTCCTGCTCCGCCTCGGTGTCCACCTTGGCGAACGTCAGGTCGGAGTGGCGCTCGGCAGCCGCTTCGTAGACCGGTGCGAACTGCCGGCACGGACCGCACCAGTCCGCCCAGAAGTCGATCAGTACGAAGCCGTCGTCGGCCACGACCTCGTCGAAGTTGTCCTTGGTGAGCTCCGTGGTGCTCATGTGCTCTCCTGCTGTCGAGGACGGTGTCGGACCGTGAGGGCCGCTCGGCCCCACGGGTGACGCCGGGAATCCCGGATCGCGTTCCCACCCTCGCACGCGGCGTAAACCGCTCGTACGGGCCCGGTGTCCGGAAAGCGCTGTCATCGATCGCTCCCGGCATCTTGACCGCGAGCAGACAATCAGTAAGGTCTAGACTAATGGCGAGCGTGAACGGGTCCCCCAGCTCGAAGCCGTCAGAGACTCCCCACGGCTGAACTCGCCGCTGGCGGGCGTGCCTTCACATCGCCTCCGCGTTTCAACGAGGCCGTCGTCGATGGTGTGCGGCACCCGTGTGCCCTCCTCCTCCTCGCCGCTCGCTGCGGCGGCCGGAACCGTGAAGGAGTTGGCATGCACTTCAAGCGAAAGCTCGCGGCGAGCCTCGGGGCGGGGATCGCTCCGCTTCTCGTGCTGACGCTGCCGGCCGCCCCGGCGAGTGCGCACGGGTACGTCGACTCGCCGCCCAGCAGGCAGGCGCAGTGTGCGGCGGGCACCGTCGAGTGCGGAGACATCAAGTACGAGCCGCAGAGCGTCGAGGGCCCGAAGGGGCTGACGAGTTGCAGCGGCGGCAACGAGAAGTTCTCCGAGCTGGACGACGACGGCAAGGGCTGGGCCGTCACGCCCGTCGGCAAGTCCACGGAGTTCAAGTGGCGTCTGACGGCGCGGCATTCGACGAGCACATGGCAGTACTTCGTCGGCGGATCGAAGATCGCGGAGTTCGACGACGGTGGCGCGCAGCCCGGTGAGACCGTCACGCACAACGTGGACTTCGGCGGCCTGAGCGGCAAGCAGAAGGTGCTCGCCGTGTGGAACATCGCCGACACCGCCAACGCGTTCTACGCCTGCATCGACGTGAACGTCGGCGGCTGACGTACTCCGGGGTCCTGCGGCCCTGAAGTGGGTCCCGCTGATCCCCTCTTCCCCGGTGGCGCCGCCCGGAGGTCACCTCCGGGCGGCGCCACCGTGCCGTGTGCCCGGTGGCGTACCCCCGTGACCTGGTCTCTCGCCTCCGCCGCCGCTCCGCGTGACCATGGAGGGCGACGGCATGGGAGACTGCCGCGGGTCGTAGTTCAACAATGAACTACCAAGCGCATGCCGGAGCGCACGAGAGGGTGAGAGCGGTGCAGTTCGGGATCTTCACCGTCGGGGACGTCACGACGGACCCCACCGACGGCAGCACGCCGAGCGAGCACGAGCGGATCAAGTCGATGGTCGCCATCGCACTGAAGGCCGAGGAGGTGGGACTCGACGTCTTCGCCACCGGCGAGCACCACAACCCGCCGTTCGTGCCGTCGTCGCCGACGACCATGCTCGGTCACATCGCCGCGCGCACCGAACGCCTCATCCTCTCCACCTCGACGACGCTGATCACCACGAACGACCCGGTGAAGATCGCCGAGGACTACGCGATGCTCCAGCATCTGGCCGACGGCCGCGTCGACTTGATGATGGGACGGGGCAACACCCCGCCCGTCTACCCCTGGTTCGGCCAGGACATCCGCCAGGGCATCCCGCTCGCCATCGAGAACTACGCGCTGCTGCACGAGCTCTGGCGCAAGGATGTGGTCGACTGGGAGGGCCGCTTCCGCACCCCGCTGGAGGGCTTCACCTCGACTCCCCGGCCGCTGGACGGAGTTCCGCCGTTCGTCTGGCACGGCTCCATCCGCAGCCCCGAGATCGCCGAGCAGGCCGCGTACTACGGCGACGGCTTCTTCGCGAACCACATCTTCTGGCCCAAGGAGCACTTCATGCAGCTCATCGGGCTCTACCGCGAACGCTTCGCCCACCACGGGCACGGCACCCCGGAGCAGGCGATCGTCGGGCTCGGCGGCCAGGTCTTCATGCGGCGCAACTCCCAGGACGCCGTACGGGAGTTCAGGCCGTACTTCGACAACGCTCCCGTCTACGGGCACGGGCCCACGCTGGAGGAGTTCACCGAGCAGACGCCGCTGACGGTGGGCAGCCCGCAGGAGGTCGTCGACAAGACCCTCACCTTCCGCGAGCACTTCGGCGACTATCAGCGGCAGCTCTTCCTGATGGACCACGCGGGGCTGCCGCTGAAGACCGTGCTGGAGCAGCTCGACATGCTGGGCGAAGAGGTGGTGCCCGTGCTGCGCAAGGAGTTCGAAGCGCGGCGCGCCCCCGGAGTGCCCGACGCGCCCACGCACGCGTCGCTGCTCGCGCAGCGCGGCTGAGTCCCAACGCGGCCGAGGCGCCCGCGAATTGGTTCCGACCAATCCGCGCACGCGCATTGTGAGCCCGGTCACGGAGTGACATCCTCGATGGGCATTACCGGGAAGTAGCCCTACCGAGGAGCACCCGTTGAGCACCCACCCCCACAATTCCCCGTCCGCCGCCGCCACTTCGGAGGAGGACGCACCCGCTCCGGCAACCCCCACATCCGCCGGGCGGGGCCCGAACAGCAGCAGACGCACCGTACTTCGCGCGGGCGCAGCCCTGACGGGCCTCGGCCTGGCAGGCGTCACCCCCAGCGCGCAGGCCGCACAGGCCGGGCGGCCCGCACCCGCCGCCGCGGACAGCGGCTACCTCGTCGGCCGCGGCATCTCCGACACCACCGGCGAGATCGCCGAGGTCGGCATGATGGGCTACGGCCGCGTCGACCAGCAGGCGCAGGGGCTCCATACCCGCCTGCGCGCAAGGGCGTTCGTCTTCGCCGACCGGGAGACGGACGAGCGCGTACTGCTCGTCGTCGTCGACACCGCCATGATCTTCGAGAGCGTGCACCAGGCCGTGCTCAAGCGGCTCGGCGAGAAGTACGGCGACCTCTACACGCATCGCAACGTGATGATCGCCGCCACCCACACCCACTGCGGGCCCGGCGGCTCCTCGCACCATCTGCTCTACGACCTCACCACGCTGGGATTCCACGAGAAGACCTTCCAGGCGATGACGGACGGCGTCGTCGAGGCGGCGACCCGCGCGCACGAGGACCTCGCGCCCTCCGAACTCACCCTCACCCACGCCGAGTTGAGCGGCACCAGCGCCAACAGGTCCCGCGAGGCGTTCGAGCGCAACCCTTCGGAGCTTCGTTCACACTTCCCCGAGGCGATCGACCCGCAGAGCACGCTGCTGCGCATCGAACGCGACGGGCGCGCGGCCGGAGCCGTCAACTGGTTCGCCGTGCACGGCACCAGCATGTCCGGCGAGAACAAGCTCATCAGCGCCGACAACAAGGGCTACGCCGCCTACCACTGGGAGCGCGAGGTACACGGCGAGGACTATCTCGCCGACGCCGCACCGGACTTCGTCTCCGCCTTCGCACAGACCAACGCCGGTGACATGTCGCCGAACCTGGATCTGAAACCGCCGACGACGCCCGCCGACTTCGACAGCACCCGCAAGTGCGGCCTGCGCCAGTACGAGTCCGCCGCCGCTCAACTCGACCGGCGGGGCACGAAGATGAGCGGCGGCGTCGACTCCCGCCTCGTCTACATCGACCTCTCCGACGTGACCGTGGAGGCGAAGTACACCGGCGACGGCAAGCAGCACAAGACGTCCAAGCCCGCCATCGGGGCGTCGATGGCCGCGGGAAGCCTGGAGGACGGGCCCGCCTTCCCCGGCTTCGACGAGGGCGAGAACCCCCTGTGGGACAAGATCTCCGACTCCGTCATCTACGAGGCGTCTCCCGAACTGCGCGAGGCGCAGGCGCCGAAGGGCATCTTCGCGCCCGTGGGCGCGATGAACGCGATCTACCCCTGGGTCCAGGAACAGGTGCCCGTACAGCTGCTGCGCATCGGGCAGTTGTATCTGATCGGCGTGCCCGGCGAGGTGACGGTGTGCGCGGGTCTGCGGCTGCGCCGCACGGTCGCCGAGACGGTCGGCGCGGACGTGCGGGACGTACTCGTCGCCGGCTACGCCAACTCCTACTTCCACTACCTCACGACGCCCGACGAGTACGACTCGCAGCAGTACGAGGGCGGAAGCACCCTCTTCGGACGCTGGCAGCTCCCCGCGATCCAGCAGACCGCGGACCGGCTCGCACGCGCCATGCGGGACGGGGAGAGCCTGCCCATCGGGCCCGTCGCCCCCGACATCTCCGGAAAGACGATCTCGTTGCAGCCGCCGATCGTGCTCGACGCGCCGCCCATCTCCCACGAGTTCGGGGACGTGCTCACCGCTCCGCGCGCCAACTACCGTACGGGCGAGCGGGTCACGGTGGTCTTCGCCGGGGCCCACCCGGGCAACGTGCTTCACAGGGGCGGGACCTATCTGCGTGTCGAGCAGCGCAAGGACGGCGAATGGCGCACCGTCGCGGACGACGGCGACTGGTCGACGACCTTCCGCTGGGAGCGGTACGGCGTCGCCGCCTCGAAGGTGACGGTCACCTGGGACATCCCCGAGGGGACGGCCTCCGGCGAGTACCGGATCGCCTACGAAGGGGACGCCAAACCGGTCGCGGGCGCCCCGAAGGCCATCTCCGGCACCAGCTCCGGTTTCACCGTGAGCAGTTGACGGTACGGCCTCCGGGACGCCCGAGGGACGGCCGGACGGCGGTTACGGGAGCTGCTGCTGCTCCTGCTGCTGTCCGGCCTCCCCGGCGCCGCCTTCGC from Streptomyces marispadix includes:
- a CDS encoding LLM class flavin-dependent oxidoreductase, with protein sequence MQFGIFTVGDVTTDPTDGSTPSEHERIKSMVAIALKAEEVGLDVFATGEHHNPPFVPSSPTTMLGHIAARTERLILSTSTTLITTNDPVKIAEDYAMLQHLADGRVDLMMGRGNTPPVYPWFGQDIRQGIPLAIENYALLHELWRKDVVDWEGRFRTPLEGFTSTPRPLDGVPPFVWHGSIRSPEIAEQAAYYGDGFFANHIFWPKEHFMQLIGLYRERFAHHGHGTPEQAIVGLGGQVFMRRNSQDAVREFRPYFDNAPVYGHGPTLEEFTEQTPLTVGSPQEVVDKTLTFREHFGDYQRQLFLMDHAGLPLKTVLEQLDMLGEEVVPVLRKEFEARRAPGVPDAPTHASLLAQRG
- the trxA gene encoding thioredoxin, with amino-acid sequence MSTTELTKDNFDEVVADDGFVLIDFWADWCGPCRQFAPVYEAAAERHSDLTFAKVDTEAEQELAAAFEVQSIPTLTIVRDRIVVFSQPGALPEPVLEDLIGQARDLDMEEVRQSAAASEEQPGQGEPSGQ
- a CDS encoding neutral/alkaline ceramidase; the encoded protein is MSTHPHNSPSAAATSEEDAPAPATPTSAGRGPNSSRRTVLRAGAALTGLGLAGVTPSAQAAQAGRPAPAAADSGYLVGRGISDTTGEIAEVGMMGYGRVDQQAQGLHTRLRARAFVFADRETDERVLLVVVDTAMIFESVHQAVLKRLGEKYGDLYTHRNVMIAATHTHCGPGGSSHHLLYDLTTLGFHEKTFQAMTDGVVEAATRAHEDLAPSELTLTHAELSGTSANRSREAFERNPSELRSHFPEAIDPQSTLLRIERDGRAAGAVNWFAVHGTSMSGENKLISADNKGYAAYHWEREVHGEDYLADAAPDFVSAFAQTNAGDMSPNLDLKPPTTPADFDSTRKCGLRQYESAAAQLDRRGTKMSGGVDSRLVYIDLSDVTVEAKYTGDGKQHKTSKPAIGASMAAGSLEDGPAFPGFDEGENPLWDKISDSVIYEASPELREAQAPKGIFAPVGAMNAIYPWVQEQVPVQLLRIGQLYLIGVPGEVTVCAGLRLRRTVAETVGADVRDVLVAGYANSYFHYLTTPDEYDSQQYEGGSTLFGRWQLPAIQQTADRLARAMRDGESLPIGPVAPDISGKTISLQPPIVLDAPPISHEFGDVLTAPRANYRTGERVTVVFAGAHPGNVLHRGGTYLRVEQRKDGEWRTVADDGDWSTTFRWERYGVAASKVTVTWDIPEGTASGEYRIAYEGDAKPVAGAPKAISGTSSGFTVSS
- a CDS encoding DoxX family protein, translating into MGHTLLCGRSHRRGRSTHSIRQDIGLLALRLGTGGVLFAHGTQKLFGWFGGYGLEGTGKAMEQLGFRPGRRMALASGLGEAGGGTLLALGLATPGAGAAVAAAMAGAASVHRPAGFFNDKGGLEFPAYLGLAGTALAVAGPGALSLDRLLGHRIDRPWMPAVTFAAAAAGATLVITRRRRVLREEQEGSQQ
- a CDS encoding lytic polysaccharide monooxygenase auxiliary activity family 9 protein: MHFKRKLAASLGAGIAPLLVLTLPAAPASAHGYVDSPPSRQAQCAAGTVECGDIKYEPQSVEGPKGLTSCSGGNEKFSELDDDGKGWAVTPVGKSTEFKWRLTARHSTSTWQYFVGGSKIAEFDDGGAQPGETVTHNVDFGGLSGKQKVLAVWNIADTANAFYACIDVNVGG
- the ligD gene encoding non-homologous end-joining DNA ligase gives rise to the protein MGEAVELTVGGRQVRLSNPDKVYFPERGLTKLDVARYYLTVADGAACALHERPTTLERYPEGVGGESFFQKRAPKNLPEWIPTARISFPSGRHADEICPTGPAAVLWAANLGCLTFHPWPVRRADTDHPDELRIDLDPQPGTDFGDAVRAAQQLRPLLEELGLRGWPKTSGGRGLHVFVPIVPEWNFAQVRRAAIAVGRELERRDPSRVTTAWWKEERGSRIFVDYNQTARDRTIASAYSVRPNPRATVSAPLRWDELGSAHPDDFDVVTMPLRYAEVGDVHAEMDAHPCRLDAALELAARDESEHGLGDLPYPPEHPKVKGEPKRVQPSRAKRTGD
- a CDS encoding ATP-dependent DNA ligase, translated to MDLPVMPPVKPMLAKLASKIPSGMHYEAKWDGFRAIVFRDGDETEIGSRTGKSLKRYFPELVTALLANLPPRCVLDGEIVLARDDRLDFDALQQRIHPADSRVRMLAEATPASFVAFDVLALGDDSLMETPLEERRRVLERALRPARDPVFVAPATTDIDLARQWFDEFEGAGLDGLVAKAPNLPYRPDERLMVKIKHERTADCVLAGLRPHKSGEGVGSLLLGLYDGSGTLQHVGVCAAFTMSRRRELMTELEPLRMPDPGEHPWARWQSEEAHTQSRMPGAPSRWSGTKDLSWVPLRPERVCEVAYDHMEGDRFRHTTRFRRWRTDRDPLGCTYAQLEEPVSYDLSRMLTESPESPEAL